One window of Rhodothermales bacterium genomic DNA carries:
- a CDS encoding T9SS type A sorting domain-containing protein produces the protein NVEVTENTFVPGAPRADFTITRLDNTQTGTYGLIAASACNATVIDPDLDYSGTGARGDIGMASTEVGSGSMLDALTREGDAASRGAEATLPGTFAVGQNYPNPFRASTSIAVELPESTELLLEVYNLLGQRIAVVANDLYGAGSHTFSFEARDLPSGTYIYRIVTPELSVARRMVVLN, from the coding sequence CAACGTCGAGGTGACGGAGAACACGTTCGTGCCGGGCGCCCCCCGCGCCGACTTCACGATCACGCGGCTCGACAATACGCAGACGGGGACCTACGGGCTCATCGCCGCCTCCGCTTGCAACGCGACCGTGATCGACCCCGACCTCGACTACTCGGGGACCGGCGCTCGGGGGGATATCGGGATGGCCTCGACCGAAGTGGGGAGCGGCAGTATGCTCGACGCGTTGACGAGAGAGGGCGACGCTGCCTCGCGAGGTGCGGAGGCGACCTTGCCCGGTACCTTCGCTGTCGGCCAGAACTACCCGAATCCGTTCCGGGCCTCAACTAGCATCGCGGTCGAGTTGCCTGAGTCAACGGAGTTGCTACTCGAGGTATATAACCTGCTGGGGCAGCGCATCGCTGTTGTGGCGAATGACCTTTACGGGGCCGGGTCGCATACGTTCAGCTTCGAGGCGCGTGATCTGCCGAGCGGGACCTACATCTACCGCATCGTCACGCCGGAACTGTCGGTTGCTCGGCGGATGGTGGTGCTCAACTAA
- a CDS encoding isochorismate synthase: protein MARPHPSCPVATPLRTDAVRRLAAGVRRRLERGPASGTWRVECIEVEAEVCEPLTWLAAQTSPAKLYWHGRGEEEVLAGTGVADLIAGTGAAALDQVQGRLDRLTSSRVRYVGGLRFESLQPANPEWEAFGAARFVLPRVELRRAGGRARLAANLVLPRDAREVERVVAEIEGIRWPDATRSAALPLPVARTDAPGPEGWRQSIKAALHAFESTDLQKVVLARRARYEFDEPLDPFALTRRLEAATPACFHFLVQPVPGVAFVGASPERLFRRDGTALRSEAVAGTRPRGQSDAADAQLRDELRMSDKDQREHGFVREQIRNVLTPFSETLDVESEASDMVLARGRHLYSGITATLKSDVRSLDLLRALHPTPAVGGTPTDAARAMIRTAEPFDRGWYAGPVGWVGKDAAEFAVGIRSGLVQEGATPSLALYSGAGIVRGSEAGAEWAEIEHKISDFARVLGLDA, encoded by the coding sequence ATGGCTCGCCCCCACCCCTCCTGTCCCGTTGCTACCCCCCTGCGCACTGATGCCGTGCGCCGCCTCGCGGCCGGGGTTCGCCGCCGTCTTGAGCGTGGACCTGCCTCCGGTACATGGCGGGTCGAATGCATTGAGGTCGAGGCCGAGGTGTGCGAGCCGTTGACGTGGCTGGCTGCACAGACCTCGCCCGCGAAGCTGTACTGGCACGGGCGTGGGGAGGAGGAGGTACTGGCTGGGACAGGCGTGGCCGACCTGATCGCTGGAACCGGAGCGGCGGCCCTGGATCAAGTGCAGGGCAGGTTAGACCGTCTGACCTCGTCGCGGGTGCGGTACGTTGGTGGGCTTCGGTTTGAGTCACTGCAGCCGGCAAATCCGGAATGGGAAGCGTTCGGGGCAGCCCGGTTCGTGCTACCCCGCGTGGAGTTGAGACGAGCGGGCGGGCGGGCACGCCTGGCCGCTAACCTCGTGCTCCCGCGCGATGCCCGCGAGGTCGAGCGGGTGGTGGCCGAGATCGAAGGGATCCGGTGGCCGGATGCAACGCGCAGCGCGGCGCTTCCGCTCCCCGTCGCCCGCACCGATGCGCCCGGTCCCGAAGGGTGGCGGCAGAGCATTAAAGCGGCGCTGCATGCGTTCGAATCGACGGACCTTCAGAAGGTCGTCCTTGCTCGGCGGGCGCGGTACGAGTTCGACGAGCCGCTTGACCCGTTCGCCCTCACGCGGCGGCTTGAAGCGGCGACGCCGGCGTGCTTTCACTTCCTGGTCCAGCCCGTGCCCGGCGTCGCGTTCGTCGGGGCCTCGCCGGAGCGGCTGTTCCGGCGCGACGGGACGGCGCTGCGCAGCGAAGCCGTAGCGGGCACCCGGCCACGAGGGCAGTCCGACGCGGCCGACGCGCAACTCCGCGACGAGCTTCGGATGAGCGACAAGGATCAGCGCGAGCACGGGTTCGTCCGCGAGCAGATCCGCAACGTGCTCACCCCCTTCAGCGAGACGCTTGACGTGGAGAGCGAGGCGTCGGACATGGTGCTCGCGCGCGGGCGCCACCTCTATTCCGGCATCACGGCCACACTCAAGTCCGACGTGCGCAGCCTCGACCTCCTCCGCGCGCTCCACCCGACCCCCGCCGTGGGCGGCACGCCGACCGACGCGGCCCGCGCGATGATCCGGACAGCCGAGCCGTTCGACCGGGGCTGGTACGCCGGGCCGGTCGGCTGGGTGGGGAAGGATGCGGCGGAGTTCGCCGTCGGCATCCGGTCCGGGCTCGTGCAGGAGGGGGCGACGCCTTCGCTCGCGCTCTATTCCGGCGCCGGGATCGTGCGCGGCTCCGAGGCTGGGGCGGAGTGGGCCGAGATCGAGCACAAGATCAGCGACTTCGCCCGCGTCCTCGGCCTCGACGCCTGA
- the menD gene encoding 2-succinyl-5-enolpyruvyl-6-hydroxy-3-cyclohexene-1-carboxylic-acid synthase gives MSESAAPSPNQRWADLLVEELVRAGVGLFCLAPGSRSTPLTAAVAANPKAQHVVHFDERGTAFCALGYARATGRPAAWITTSGTAVANGLPAVVEASVDGVPLLLLTADRPPELRDTGANQTIPQPSIFGDYVRWRFDLPVPTEAIDPAFVLTTADQAVYRATGRPAGPVHLNCMFREPLAPEVNKALPIPEALQRWADSVEPYTRYTAPSAVEATEIEGLIGRLRAAERGLVVAGRLRTRAEGAWATMLAEALDWPLLPDIASQVRLGTISMGACAGFDHALGSEGFAAAHAPDAVVYLGGRSTSKRLGQYLARHRPATFVVVRDDPFRFDPHHLVTDRVVADVTAFCKAFEDDSSAADPAWLDAWRTASDAALGAIAQRIEASSVLTEPATARLAAGHAAHAGHGLVLAASMPVRDADSFASPYDDDPPLVVSNRGASGIDGTVATAAGVARGLGTPVTLLIGDLALLHDLNSLALLRDPAQPPVTVVVVNNDGGGIFHFLPIAQNERLFEPYFGTPHGLGFEHAARMFGLPYARPETPTALAEALAGTQRSGASSLIEVPTDRTANRALHADLLARAAAAVTDTLSSAAPTP, from the coding sequence ATGTCCGAGTCCGCTGCCCCGTCCCCGAATCAACGCTGGGCCGATCTCCTCGTCGAAGAGCTCGTGCGGGCAGGTGTCGGGCTGTTCTGCCTCGCGCCGGGCTCGCGCTCGACCCCGCTCACAGCCGCTGTGGCGGCGAACCCGAAGGCCCAGCACGTCGTCCACTTCGACGAGCGGGGAACGGCGTTCTGTGCGCTCGGCTATGCCCGCGCGACGGGTCGGCCGGCCGCGTGGATCACGACGAGCGGCACGGCCGTGGCGAATGGGTTGCCCGCCGTCGTCGAGGCGTCAGTGGACGGCGTGCCACTCCTCCTCCTCACGGCCGACCGGCCACCGGAGCTACGCGACACCGGCGCGAATCAGACGATCCCGCAGCCTTCCATCTTTGGAGACTACGTCCGCTGGCGGTTCGACCTACCCGTGCCGACCGAGGCCATCGATCCGGCATTCGTGCTGACGACGGCAGACCAGGCCGTCTACCGCGCCACGGGCCGCCCGGCGGGGCCGGTGCACCTCAATTGCATGTTCCGCGAGCCGCTGGCGCCAGAAGTGAACAAGGCGCTGCCTATCCCCGAAGCATTGCAGCGATGGGCCGACAGCGTCGAGCCGTATACCCGCTACACCGCCCCGTCGGCCGTCGAAGCGACCGAGATCGAGGGGCTGATCGGGCGACTGCGCGCGGCCGAGCGCGGGCTCGTCGTGGCCGGGCGGCTGCGGACGCGGGCGGAGGGAGCATGGGCCACTATGCTCGCGGAGGCGCTCGACTGGCCGCTCCTGCCGGATATCGCCTCCCAGGTCCGGCTCGGTACGATCTCGATGGGGGCGTGCGCCGGGTTCGATCACGCGCTCGGCAGCGAGGGCTTCGCCGCAGCGCACGCCCCCGATGCGGTCGTTTACCTCGGCGGCCGGAGCACGTCGAAGCGGCTCGGGCAGTACCTCGCACGGCACCGGCCGGCTACGTTTGTTGTCGTCCGCGACGATCCCTTCCGGTTCGACCCCCATCACCTCGTTACTGACCGCGTGGTGGCCGATGTGACGGCGTTCTGCAAAGCGTTTGAGGACGATTCCAGTGCAGCGGATCCGGCGTGGCTCGACGCGTGGCGTACCGCGTCCGATGCCGCACTCGGTGCGATTGCACAACGGATTGAGGCTTCCTCCGTTCTTACAGAGCCTGCCACGGCGCGGCTCGCTGCCGGCCACGCAGCACACGCCGGGCACGGGCTCGTCCTCGCCGCGAGCATGCCCGTCCGCGACGCCGACAGTTTCGCGAGTCCCTACGACGACGACCCGCCGCTCGTCGTCTCGAACCGGGGGGCGAGCGGGATCGACGGGACCGTGGCGACGGCGGCGGGGGTGGCGCGCGGGCTCGGCACGCCGGTCACCCTGCTGATCGGCGACCTCGCCCTCCTGCACGACCTCAACTCGCTCGCGCTTCTCCGCGACCCGGCGCAGCCGCCCGTGACGGTCGTCGTCGTCAACAACGACGGCGGCGGAATTTTCCATTTCCTGCCGATCGCGCAGAACGAACGGCTCTTTGAGCCGTATTTCGGGACGCCGCACGGGCTCGGCTTCGAGCACGCCGCCCGGATGTTCGGGCTGCCGTACGCCCGGCCCGAGACGCCCACCGCGCTGGCGGAAGCGCTCGCCGGAACGCAACGCAGCGGCGCCTCTTCTCTCATCGAAGTCCCCACCGACCGCACTGCGAACCGCGCCCTCCACGCCGACCTGCTCGCCCGCGCGGCGGCGGCCGTCACCGACACCCTCTCTTCCGCGGCTCCGACGCCATGA
- the menH gene encoding 2-succinyl-6-hydroxy-2,4-cyclohexadiene-1-carboxylate synthase, producing the protein MTTLPHTITGPAEAPAVLLLHGFIGAADDWHAVAADLSDAFRCIAVDLPGHGEAVDLPDEAYTAEGTTATLMATLDALGVERCHVVGYSMGGRLALYLALRHPERCARLVLESASPGLRREAERAERRALDEDRAVAIERDFLRFLDTWYRMPLFASLKDHPDVRAAIIERRRRNRPDEIARSLRGFGTGQQPSLWEDLPRLAIPTLAVAGSRDRKYADLAFEMAVAGPPVMPLVVRTGHTVHAEQPALFAALVRDFIRDPVPHPQPALT; encoded by the coding sequence ATGACGACGCTGCCTCACACGATCACCGGCCCGGCCGAGGCACCCGCCGTGCTGCTGCTCCACGGGTTCATAGGCGCCGCCGATGACTGGCACGCCGTCGCCGCCGACCTCTCCGACGCATTCCGCTGCATCGCAGTCGATCTCCCCGGCCACGGCGAGGCCGTCGACCTGCCGGACGAGGCATACACGGCCGAGGGCACGACAGCGACGCTCATGGCGACGCTCGACGCACTCGGCGTGGAGCGGTGCCACGTCGTGGGTTACTCGATGGGCGGACGGCTCGCGCTGTACCTCGCGCTACGGCATCCCGAGCGCTGCGCGCGGCTCGTGCTCGAATCGGCGTCGCCGGGGCTGCGGAGGGAGGCCGAGCGGGCCGAGCGCCGGGCGCTCGACGAGGACCGCGCCGTCGCCATCGAGCGGGACTTCCTTCGCTTTCTCGACACGTGGTACCGAATGCCGCTGTTCGCCTCGCTGAAGGATCACCCCGACGTGCGCGCGGCGATCATCGAGCGGCGGCGGCGGAACCGGCCGGACGAGATCGCGCGTTCCCTCCGAGGCTTCGGAACGGGACAGCAACCCTCGCTGTGGGAAGACCTCCCCCGGCTCGCCATCCCGACGCTCGCCGTCGCCGGCAGCCGCGACCGCAAGTACGCCGACCTCGCCTTCGAGATGGCTGTCGCCGGGCCGCCCGTGATGCCCCTCGTCGTGCGGACGGGCCACACCGTCCACGCCGAGCAGCCCGCGCTCTTCGCCGCGCTCGTTCGCGACTTCATCCGCGACCCTGTTCCCCATCCACAACCCGCCCTGACCTGA
- the menB gene encoding 1,4-dihydroxy-2-naphthoyl-CoA synthase — MAKPHHNTDRPSVSGPFTWEAADGYTDIVYEKGTAETDTAGIARITINRPEVRNAFRPQTVTEMIRAIDDARDDPSVGVFVITGAGDQAFCSGGDQRIRGEHGYKEEGTGTQRLNVLDFQTRIRRMPKPVIAAVNGWAVGGGHVLHVVCDLTIASDNARFMQTGPKVGSFDAGYGTAHLARIVGQKKAREIWFLCRPYSAEEAREMGLVNTVVPLAELEQEYVQWSREILANSNIAIRMIKAAANADEDGGAGLQELAGHATMLFYMTEEGQEGRNAYLDRRAPEFDKDGYKP; from the coding sequence ATGGCCAAGCCGCACCACAACACCGACCGCCCCTCCGTCTCCGGCCCCTTCACGTGGGAGGCCGCCGACGGCTACACTGACATCGTCTACGAAAAAGGCACGGCGGAGACCGACACCGCCGGCATCGCCCGGATCACGATCAACCGGCCCGAGGTGCGTAACGCGTTCCGCCCGCAGACGGTGACCGAGATGATCCGCGCGATCGACGACGCGCGCGACGACCCTTCGGTCGGTGTGTTTGTGATCACGGGTGCGGGCGATCAGGCGTTCTGCTCCGGCGGCGATCAGCGGATCCGCGGCGAGCACGGCTACAAAGAGGAGGGGACGGGCACGCAGCGGCTCAACGTGCTCGACTTCCAGACACGGATCCGGCGGATGCCGAAGCCCGTCATCGCCGCCGTCAACGGGTGGGCCGTCGGCGGTGGTCACGTGCTCCACGTCGTCTGCGACCTCACGATCGCGAGCGACAACGCTCGGTTCATGCAGACCGGCCCGAAGGTCGGCTCGTTCGATGCGGGCTACGGGACGGCGCACCTCGCGCGGATCGTCGGGCAGAAGAAGGCGCGCGAGATCTGGTTCCTCTGCCGCCCGTACTCGGCCGAGGAGGCGCGCGAGATGGGCCTCGTCAACACCGTCGTCCCGCTCGCCGAACTGGAGCAGGAATACGTGCAGTGGAGCAGAGAGATACTCGCCAACTCGAACATCGCGATCCGCATGATCAAGGCCGCCGCGAACGCCGACGAGGACGGGGGGGCCGGGCTGCAGGAACTGGCCGGTCACGCGACGATGCTGTTCTACATGACGGAAGAGGGGCAGGAGGGCCGTAACGCGTACCTTGACCGCCGCGCCCCCGAGTTCGACAAGGACGGCTATAAGCCGTAA
- a CDS encoding 1,4-dihydroxy-2-naphthoate polyprenyltransferase translates to MTASPPLSLPPARIWLLAARPKTLPAAVAPVVVGIALAVEAGAFHALAAACALLGAIFIQIGTNYANDYHDFAQGADTADRKGPMRVTQAGLVSPVATRRAAIIAFALAVAAGTYLMIRGGWPIVAIGVASLLCGWLYTAGRYSLAYLGIADLFVLAFFGPVAVAGTYYVQAVGDTGALALLPVVIVAGLGPGLLATAILLVNNIRDVDEDRAANKRTLIVRLGRPFGVRLWALCVAAAALVPVALWLWTGAHALSMLAVLILPLALPTVRTLRDERDARNLNPLLGATARLLLVYSALFSVGWLL, encoded by the coding sequence GTGACCGCGTCTCCCCCACTCTCCCTTCCGCCCGCCCGCATCTGGCTTCTGGCGGCGCGGCCGAAGACGCTGCCGGCGGCCGTCGCGCCGGTCGTCGTCGGGATCGCCCTCGCGGTGGAGGCGGGGGCGTTCCACGCGCTCGCCGCGGCGTGTGCCCTCCTCGGGGCTATCTTCATTCAGATCGGCACGAACTACGCGAACGACTACCACGACTTCGCGCAAGGCGCAGACACGGCCGACCGGAAAGGACCGATGCGCGTGACGCAGGCGGGCCTCGTCTCGCCCGTCGCGACGCGGAGGGCGGCAATCATCGCCTTCGCACTTGCCGTCGCGGCGGGGACGTACCTCATGATCCGTGGCGGCTGGCCGATCGTCGCGATCGGCGTGGCGTCGCTCCTCTGCGGCTGGCTCTACACGGCGGGGCGCTACTCGCTCGCGTACCTCGGCATCGCCGACCTCTTCGTGCTCGCGTTCTTCGGACCGGTCGCCGTCGCGGGAACGTATTACGTGCAGGCCGTCGGCGACACTGGGGCGCTCGCGCTGCTGCCCGTCGTGATCGTCGCCGGGCTCGGCCCAGGGCTGCTGGCGACGGCGATCCTGCTCGTCAACAACATCCGCGACGTGGACGAGGACCGGGCGGCGAACAAACGGACGCTCATCGTCCGGCTCGGGCGGCCGTTCGGCGTCCGGCTGTGGGCACTGTGCGTCGCCGCCGCCGCGCTCGTCCCCGTCGCGCTGTGGCTGTGGACGGGCGCGCACGCGCTGTCGATGCTGGCCGTGCTCATCCTTCCGCTTGCGCTGCCGACCGTCCGCACCCTCCGCGACGAGCGCGACGCGCGGAACCTCAACCCGCTCCTCGGGGCGACGGCGCGGCTGCTGCTTGTCTACAGCGCGCTGTTTTCCGTCGGTTGGCTGCTCTGA
- the menC gene encoding o-succinylbenzoate synthase has protein sequence MLRLYGQIGVSPCLEDAPPGRLYLCIATTPMNLSLRRYTLPLTAPLTLKGTEHTAREGALVRLDDDAHTGWGDVAPLPGFSAETLTEALADIRRATDVFAGRTPGPEWADPNAEIHRALDALGLVPSARFGLDLAVFDLAAQASGRTLAQAMHPDPEVTVPVNALLTGEGDVPAEAERLATAGYRTLKLKVGRAGLDDEIALVRTLRERLPDIALRLDANQAWTMDEAVRFAEGVAGVGLDYVEEPLREPADLPVLWFDTQLPVALDESLVGTEPDALQGKGWATAAVLKPTLLGGVVRTLRFAAQAKSLGIRPVLSGAFESGVAMRGHVALAAATGAAPAGLDPYRRLAADVLTPRLPLDRPTVDVPAFFRTERAVEIPEPW, from the coding sequence ATGCTGCGTCTCTACGGTCAAATCGGCGTTTCGCCGTGTCTCGAAGACGCCCCGCCGGGGCGTCTCTACCTTTGCATCGCCACTACGCCGATGAACCTCTCGCTCCGTCGCTACACCCTTCCGCTTACCGCGCCGCTCACGCTGAAGGGCACCGAGCACACCGCACGTGAGGGCGCGCTCGTCCGGCTCGACGACGACGCGCACACGGGCTGGGGCGATGTCGCGCCGCTGCCCGGTTTCAGCGCGGAGACACTGACGGAAGCCCTCGCCGATATCCGTCGGGCCACGGACGTGTTTGCCGGACGGACGCCGGGGCCGGAGTGGGCCGATCCGAACGCCGAGATCCACCGCGCGCTCGATGCGCTCGGGCTTGTCCCGTCGGCGCGGTTCGGGCTCGACCTCGCCGTGTTCGACCTCGCGGCGCAGGCATCGGGCCGGACGCTCGCCCAAGCGATGCACCCCGATCCCGAAGTGACGGTGCCGGTAAACGCACTCCTCACGGGCGAGGGCGACGTGCCCGCCGAGGCTGAGCGGCTCGCAACGGCGGGCTATCGGACGCTGAAGCTGAAAGTCGGACGCGCCGGGTTGGACGACGAGATTGCGCTCGTCCGCACGCTCCGCGAACGGCTTCCCGACATCGCGCTTCGGCTCGACGCGAATCAGGCGTGGACGATGGACGAGGCGGTCCGCTTCGCCGAAGGCGTCGCCGGGGTCGGGCTCGACTATGTCGAAGAACCGCTGCGCGAGCCGGCCGACCTGCCCGTGCTGTGGTTCGACACGCAGCTTCCCGTCGCGCTCGACGAGTCACTCGTCGGCACCGAGCCCGATGCGTTGCAGGGGAAGGGCTGGGCGACGGCGGCCGTGCTCAAACCGACGCTCCTGGGTGGCGTCGTGCGGACGCTCCGGTTCGCGGCGCAGGCGAAGTCGCTCGGCATTCGGCCTGTGCTCAGCGGGGCGTTCGAGAGCGGCGTCGCGATGCGCGGCCACGTCGCCCTCGCCGCCGCGACGGGCGCGGCCCCAGCCGGGCTCGACCCGTACCGCCGCCTCGCCGCCGATGTGCTCACGCCCCGCCTCCCGCTCGACCGCCCGACCGTCGACGTGCCGGCGTTCTTCCGCACCGAGCGCGCCGTCGAAATCCCCGAGCCGTGGTGA
- the menE gene encoding o-succinylbenzoate--CoA ligase, translated as MTAIPDPVRIAARERPDAPAVIAPGETLSYADLDRRVDGIAAALHAHGLSRGDRLTVYRSADVDYLVLLLAAFRAGIVVCPLNTRQPVAAVPALLERIACRTLVAEPDPAWGGFDVIEAEYLTSYRRPGGASLHEPSDWRLDAPATLVFTSGSTGTPKAALHTLGNHVMSARGSVAFFGFGPGDRWLLDLPLYHVGGLAVLVRCVLAGAAVVLPTRGVPVEETVAAHGVTHASFVATQLLRIVQSGGADALVGMKAILLGGSAIPPGLVADAHALGLPISTSYGLSEMASTVAATSPGASLDALGTSGVVLPHRELKLAGDGEILVRGATLFAGYAEGEAVERPDADGWFPTGDLGAWAGVEGMRMLRVVGRKDHLFISGGENVQPEEVEAALGRLAGVHRAIVVPVADAEFGQRPVVFVDAEAWEPEAWRDGLGETVARFKIPVAFHPWPGDADGEMKVSRAALRERATSLQLGKGASRSDHTP; from the coding sequence GTGACCGCGATCCCCGATCCCGTCCGCATCGCCGCACGCGAGCGCCCCGATGCGCCCGCCGTCATCGCACCGGGCGAAACGCTGAGCTACGCCGACCTCGACCGCCGCGTCGACGGAATAGCCGCCGCGCTGCACGCGCACGGATTGAGCCGAGGCGACCGGCTCACCGTGTATCGTTCGGCGGATGTGGATTATCTCGTTTTGCTCCTCGCTGCCTTCCGAGCCGGGATCGTCGTCTGTCCGCTCAACACCCGGCAGCCCGTCGCCGCCGTGCCCGCGCTACTCGAACGGATCGCTTGCCGCACGCTCGTCGCCGAACCGGATCCGGCGTGGGGCGGATTCGACGTGATCGAGGCCGAATACCTCACGTCGTACAGACGCCCCGGCGGGGCGTCTCTACACGAACCCTCCGACTGGCGGCTCGATGCGCCCGCGACGCTCGTCTTCACGTCGGGCAGCACGGGCACGCCGAAGGCGGCGCTCCACACGCTCGGCAACCACGTCATGAGCGCGCGCGGCTCCGTCGCGTTCTTCGGATTCGGGCCGGGCGATCGCTGGTTGCTCGATCTCCCGCTCTACCACGTCGGCGGGCTCGCGGTGCTCGTCCGCTGCGTCCTCGCCGGAGCCGCCGTCGTGCTCCCCACTCGCGGCGTTCCGGTCGAGGAGACGGTAGCGGCGCACGGAGTGACGCACGCCTCGTTCGTCGCGACGCAGCTCCTCCGCATCGTCCAGTCGGGCGGGGCAGACGCGCTCGTGGGGATGAAAGCGATCCTGCTCGGCGGCAGCGCAATCCCGCCCGGCCTCGTCGCAGACGCCCACGCGCTCGGCCTCCCGATCTCGACCTCGTACGGCCTCTCGGAGATGGCCTCGACCGTCGCCGCCACGTCGCCCGGCGCGTCGCTCGACGCGCTCGGCACGTCAGGCGTCGTGCTCCCGCACCGCGAACTGAAGCTGGCCGGTGATGGCGAAATCCTCGTCCGCGGCGCGACGCTCTTCGCGGGCTACGCCGAAGGCGAGGCCGTCGAGCGGCCCGATGCCGACGGCTGGTTTCCTACCGGCGACCTCGGCGCGTGGGCGGGGGTGGAGGGCATGCGGATGCTCCGCGTCGTCGGGCGGAAGGACCACCTGTTCATCTCGGGCGGCGAGAATGTGCAGCCCGAAGAGGTCGAGGCCGCGCTCGGCCGACTCGCAGGCGTACACCGCGCCATCGTCGTGCCCGTCGCCGACGCCGAGTTCGGGCAGCGCCCGGTGGTGTTCGTCGATGCCGAGGCGTGGGAGCCGGAGGCGTGGCGCGACGGGCTCGGCGAGACGGTCGCCCGCTTCAAGATCCCCGTCGCCTTCCACCCGTGGCCGGGCGACGCCGACGGCGAGATGAAAGTCAGCCGTGCTGCGCTCCGCGAGCGGGCGACATCGCTTCAGTTGGGGAAGGGTGCTTCGCGCAGCGACCACACGCCGTAG
- a CDS encoding dipeptidase, with protein MQDAIQYAQSHADAFVDQLTDWLRIPSISTDADYDADTRRAAEWLAADLRRIGVQTVDIMETGGHPIVYAEHHVADDAPTVLVYGHYDVQPPDPLDLWESPPFEPVIKNGDIVARGSADDKGQAFMHVKSVEAYLQSGTALPVNLKMMIEGEEESGSVHLAPFIEKHKDLLAADVVLVSDTSLFAPGVPSIAYGLRGLAYVEVELKGPSKDLHSGVYGGGVENPVNALAKMIADLHDADHRVTVEGFYDNVRDLSDEEREAYKALPFDLDAWMEEAGVKTTKTEKGYSALEGTSGRPTLDVNGIWGGYTGKGAKTVLPSKATAKISCRLVPDQGPEEITKKLRRHFEAHVPDTMTLDFRDLHGGHGAIVDTSAPAMQAAADALEGVFGQRPHFTREGGSIPVVADFKKILGLDTVLMGFGLDSDSIHSPNERFGLDRFHQGIEASIRFMDAYAKQER; from the coding sequence ATGCAAGACGCCATCCAGTACGCCCAGTCCCACGCCGACGCGTTCGTCGACCAGCTCACCGACTGGCTCCGCATCCCCTCCATCTCCACCGACGCCGACTACGACGCCGACACGCGCCGCGCCGCCGAGTGGCTCGCCGCCGACCTCCGCCGCATCGGCGTGCAGACCGTGGACATTATGGAGACCGGGGGGCACCCCATCGTCTACGCCGAGCACCACGTCGCCGACGACGCCCCGACCGTCCTCGTCTACGGCCACTACGACGTACAGCCGCCCGACCCGCTCGACCTGTGGGAGAGCCCGCCGTTCGAGCCCGTCATCAAAAACGGCGACATCGTGGCGCGCGGCTCGGCCGACGACAAAGGGCAGGCGTTCATGCACGTGAAGTCCGTCGAGGCGTACCTCCAGAGCGGGACCGCGCTGCCGGTCAACCTCAAGATGATGATCGAGGGTGAGGAGGAGAGCGGGAGCGTCCACCTCGCGCCGTTCATCGAGAAGCACAAGGACCTCCTCGCCGCTGACGTCGTGCTCGTGAGCGACACGTCGCTCTTCGCGCCCGGCGTGCCGAGCATCGCGTACGGCCTGCGCGGGCTGGCCTACGTCGAGGTCGAACTGAAGGGCCCGAGCAAGGACCTCCACTCCGGCGTCTACGGCGGCGGCGTCGAGAACCCGGTCAACGCGCTCGCCAAGATGATCGCCGACCTCCACGACGCCGACCACCGCGTCACCGTCGAGGGGTTCTACGACAACGTCCGCGATCTGAGCGACGAGGAGCGCGAGGCCTACAAGGCCCTCCCCTTCGACCTCGATGCGTGGATGGAAGAGGCTGGCGTCAAGACCACGAAGACCGAGAAAGGGTATAGCGCGCTCGAAGGCACGAGTGGGCGGCCCACGCTCGACGTGAACGGCATCTGGGGCGGTTACACGGGCAAGGGCGCGAAGACCGTCCTTCCCTCGAAGGCTACGGCGAAGATCTCCTGCCGCCTCGTCCCGGACCAGGGGCCGGAGGAGATTACGAAGAAGCTCCGCCGCCACTTCGAGGCCCACGTCCCCGACACGATGACGCTCGACTTCCGCGACCTCCACGGCGGCCACGGCGCGATCGTCGACACGTCCGCCCCTGCGATGCAGGCCGCCGCCGACGCACTCGAAGGCGTCTTCGGCCAGCGCCCGCACTTCACGCGCGAGGGCGGCTCGATTCCCGTCGTCGCCGACTTCAAAAAGATCCTCGGGCTCGACACCGTGCTGATGGGCTTCGGGCTGGACTCGGACTCGATCCACAGTCCGAACGAGCGCTTCGGCCTCGACCGCTTCCACCAGGGCATCGAGGCGTCGATCCGGTTCATGGACGCCTACGCGAAGCAGGAGCGGTGA